The following coding sequences lie in one Pseudomonas sp. SL4(2022) genomic window:
- the gltS gene encoding sodium/glutamate symporter, with protein MTLLPLETLLIAALVLLLGRVVNRLVPWLSHYNIPDPITGGLLFALGMLFAGQFSPAEVVFDNTLKPVLLLAFFAAVGLSANLSLLRQGGKRLLLFVLVLIPFLFLQNLTGLLIAWGLDMHPLMGLVGGSITLVGGHGTGAAYAERFAEVNNIQSIMELAMTAATLGLVLGGICGGPLAQWLIKRHNLANNVTGQPTPQSAQDTQADAPISAGNLIPVLAAVLIAVIAGRWLGDLVSGGPVTLPSFLWCLLVGVLIRNAGHLVGLRLNDSGIDMLSSLTLALFLAITMMTLNLANVASLAGPLIVILLGQLLLVVVYGGWLVYRAVGRDYESAVMSAAFCGFALGATATAIANMQAITQKYGPAPQAFLVVPLIGAFLIDLLNALVLTGYLSLPWIGG; from the coding sequence GTGACCCTACTCCCCTTGGAAACCCTGCTGATCGCCGCGCTGGTGCTGTTGCTAGGACGTGTGGTCAACCGCCTGGTGCCCTGGCTGTCGCACTACAACATCCCGGACCCCATAACCGGCGGTCTGCTGTTTGCTCTCGGTATGCTCTTTGCCGGGCAGTTTTCCCCGGCCGAGGTGGTGTTTGACAACACCCTCAAGCCCGTACTCTTGCTGGCATTTTTTGCTGCGGTGGGCTTGTCGGCCAATCTCAGTTTGCTCAGGCAAGGCGGCAAGCGGTTACTGCTGTTTGTTCTGGTACTGATCCCTTTCCTGTTTCTGCAAAACCTCACCGGCTTGCTGATTGCCTGGGGGCTGGACATGCACCCGCTGATGGGCCTTGTGGGCGGCAGTATTACCTTGGTCGGTGGCCACGGTACGGGGGCGGCCTATGCCGAGCGCTTTGCCGAAGTGAACAACATCCAGTCGATCATGGAACTGGCCATGACCGCCGCGACCCTGGGGCTGGTGCTGGGCGGTATCTGCGGCGGGCCACTGGCCCAATGGCTGATCAAGCGTCATAACCTCGCCAACAACGTGACGGGCCAGCCCACCCCGCAGAGCGCCCAAGACACCCAGGCAGACGCGCCAATCAGCGCGGGGAATCTGATTCCGGTTCTCGCCGCTGTACTGATTGCCGTCATCGCCGGGCGCTGGCTGGGTGATCTGGTCAGTGGCGGCCCTGTCACCTTACCCAGCTTTCTCTGGTGCTTGCTGGTGGGTGTGTTGATTCGCAACGCGGGTCATCTGGTGGGCCTGCGCTTGAACGACTCAGGGATCGATATGCTCTCGAGCCTAACCTTGGCGCTGTTTCTCGCCATCACCATGATGACCCTGAACCTGGCCAACGTCGCCAGCCTGGCGGGCCCCTTAATCGTCATTCTGCTTGGGCAACTGCTGCTGGTGGTGGTCTATGGCGGCTGGCTGGTGTACCGCGCAGTGGGACGTGATTACGAGAGCGCCGTCATGTCAGCCGCCTTTTGCGGTTTTGCCCTGGGCGCGACGGCCACGGCGATTGCCAATATGCAGGCCATCACTCAGAAGTACGGCCCCGCACCCCAGGCCTTTTTGGTCGTGCCCTTGATCGGGGCGTTCCTGATTGACCTGCTTAACGCGCTGGTGCTAACGGGTTATCTGTCACTGCCATGGATCGGAGGTTAA
- a CDS encoding TAXI family TRAP transporter solute-binding subunit: MRAFIAVLSLVLLYGCSKGPASDTLQHDVQQRLHQAFPDSVLHLTDLKRRGTANDANAPPGEKRLVVYFDATLKVEQAQNFGAWDSPGVASLISLMGAGPRGLSGIDTGGNQAGDALTIHGSLIYREQGGQWLAEVPQGFTAPREARANEGGGSTRENLLNAFSTALNLSPGDSGPQQRKAISEELERSLNNIQGRLSRLKNGYPLAGGPPGGQYARFANAFSQQLSGEGISLPVLNTEGGLDNLRLLRQGDAMLALSQSDAAYAAIHGTGAFQSQGPDPALQAIASLYPEPVHVLVRADSPMLKMADLSGKRINIGQPGSASRLTALAILEAHKLPLSDLQTVTELDLQQALKALRDDQLDALIHVIGAPADHIRAASEAFALRLIPLESSALERLQAQRPGSFAFSFAAETYPGQAQAVPTLAVASMLLTSEQLTPAEIERLVQLLFARNNPWLANGSIQGAQLSSRNALRELGVPMHSAAKKALLDLQNTPVPATTD, encoded by the coding sequence ATGCGCGCATTCATAGCCGTGCTCAGCCTGGTGCTGCTCTATGGCTGCTCCAAAGGTCCGGCCAGCGACACCTTGCAGCACGATGTGCAGCAACGTTTGCATCAAGCCTTTCCCGACTCGGTGTTACACCTGACCGATCTCAAACGCCGCGGCACTGCCAACGACGCCAACGCGCCACCCGGCGAAAAGCGTTTGGTGGTCTACTTCGATGCCACGCTCAAGGTTGAACAGGCGCAAAATTTTGGTGCCTGGGACTCCCCAGGCGTGGCCAGCCTGATCAGCTTAATGGGCGCAGGCCCGCGCGGATTGAGCGGGATAGACACGGGCGGCAACCAGGCGGGCGATGCATTAACCATTCACGGCAGTCTGATTTACCGTGAACAGGGCGGCCAGTGGCTGGCTGAGGTGCCGCAAGGCTTTACCGCCCCGCGCGAGGCGCGCGCCAATGAAGGCGGCGGCAGCACACGGGAAAATCTGCTGAATGCGTTCAGCACGGCACTTAACCTCAGCCCCGGAGACTCCGGGCCACAGCAGCGCAAAGCCATCAGCGAAGAACTGGAACGTTCGCTGAATAACATTCAAGGGCGGCTGTCACGTTTAAAAAATGGCTACCCCTTGGCCGGTGGTCCACCCGGTGGCCAATACGCCCGGTTTGCCAACGCATTTAGCCAACAGCTCAGTGGTGAGGGCATCAGCCTGCCGGTGTTAAACACCGAGGGCGGCTTGGACAACCTGCGCCTGCTGCGCCAGGGCGATGCCATGCTGGCGCTGTCACAAAGCGATGCAGCCTACGCGGCCATCCACGGCACCGGTGCTTTCCAGTCCCAAGGTCCGGACCCTGCCCTGCAAGCCATCGCCAGTCTTTATCCCGAGCCGGTGCATGTGCTGGTCAGGGCCGACAGCCCAATGCTGAAAATGGCTGATTTAAGCGGCAAGCGGATCAATATTGGCCAGCCTGGTTCAGCCTCACGCCTCACTGCACTGGCGATTCTGGAGGCACACAAGCTGCCCCTGAGCGACCTGCAAACGGTGACCGAGTTGGATCTGCAGCAGGCGCTGAAAGCACTGCGTGATGACCAACTGGATGCGCTGATTCATGTAATAGGCGCACCGGCTGATCACATCCGCGCCGCCAGCGAAGCCTTTGCGCTCAGGCTGATCCCACTGGAGTCAAGCGCACTCGAACGCCTGCAAGCACAACGCCCCGGCAGCTTTGCGTTCAGCTTTGCCGCCGAGACCTATCCGGGGCAGGCACAAGCGGTACCCACACTGGCAGTCGCCAGCATGTTACTGACAAGCGAGCAATTGACCCCTGCCGAAATAGAACGACTGGTTCAACTGTTGTTTGCCCGCAATAACCCATGGCTGGCCAATGGCAGCATCCAGGGCGCTCAGTTATCGAGCCGAAACGCCCTGCGCGAGCTTGGCGTGCCCATGCACAGCGCAGCGAAGAAAGCCCTGCTGGACCTGCAGAACACGCCGGTGCCGGCCACGACAGACTGA
- a CDS encoding TonB-dependent receptor: MSIPSSRALGAALLCAVTPSLWAEQAVTLPDTEVRGRAALASELSLDTPAESASRLGLTPRETPASVSVVSREQIERRGADNTQQMLNGVPGVVAAAPPGFAGAVSWRGFTGSQVTQMFNGITVQYDAIAARPVDSWIYDRVEAVGGASSFLNGSGAVGGSINYLTKLATRDQAFSEGRIRYGSFDANELAYGFNQPLGEANHLRMDVSRTSSNGYVDREQREAWTSAFSLLTDFNEQLSHTLAFEYQEEQVDSPYWGSPVLKGRSGDLKVDESRRFENYNVADGRYEQRVRWVRSITEYQLTDATRLRNTLYHYNAQRDYRNLETYAYTDATNSAVQRSNALLQRHDQELNGNRFEVRHQGGLFGLSSEWAAGLDYSHNVQTRYPRSVAGPFGVVDAEHFEPGHFFDLPGMTPGYARQRTNQLDTWALFVENRLELTERLSLLTGLRHDRIDLDVTNHQAASLTNPAFFAREYEPTTGRVGMVYALSPAANVYVQYSTAADPPAGVLTTATLGQVQDFDLTKGRQLEVGSKFDFLDGRASTTVAAYKIERENLATRDPANPGQTLPVGKQSTLGVELATALRITPRLLAEANVAWIDAQYDEFNESVGGQSISRKGNTPSNVPDQVANLWLTYDLAPQWQVGADSRYVASVYTDAANQLKAPAYTLFGAFVSYRLDAESLLTLRARNLTDEVYASWASSDMLFLGAPRSFELALQTRF; the protein is encoded by the coding sequence ATGTCTATACCGTCTTCCCGCGCCCTGGGCGCTGCTTTGCTGTGCGCTGTAACCCCCTCACTCTGGGCTGAACAGGCCGTTACCTTGCCCGACACTGAAGTTCGTGGCCGCGCGGCGTTGGCGTCGGAGCTGTCGCTCGATACGCCCGCTGAGAGCGCATCACGTTTGGGGCTGACGCCTCGGGAAACGCCGGCTTCGGTCAGTGTCGTTAGCCGCGAGCAGATTGAACGGCGCGGTGCGGACAACACCCAGCAGATGCTCAATGGCGTACCGGGTGTAGTAGCCGCGGCACCGCCAGGCTTTGCCGGTGCCGTGTCGTGGCGTGGCTTTACCGGCAGCCAGGTCACGCAGATGTTTAACGGCATCACGGTGCAATACGACGCCATTGCCGCGCGTCCGGTGGACAGCTGGATTTATGACCGGGTTGAAGCGGTCGGTGGTGCGTCCAGCTTTCTCAATGGATCGGGTGCTGTCGGTGGTTCGATCAACTACCTGACTAAATTGGCCACGCGCGATCAGGCGTTCAGCGAAGGACGCATCCGCTACGGCTCGTTTGATGCCAACGAACTGGCCTATGGTTTCAACCAGCCGCTGGGTGAAGCCAATCACCTGCGTATGGATGTCAGCCGCACCAGCAGCAATGGCTATGTGGATCGCGAACAGCGTGAGGCCTGGACCAGCGCCTTTTCCCTGCTCACGGACTTCAACGAGCAGCTGTCGCACACCCTGGCGTTTGAGTATCAGGAAGAACAGGTCGACAGTCCTTATTGGGGCAGCCCGGTGCTCAAGGGGCGCTCGGGTGACCTGAAGGTGGACGAGAGCCGGCGCTTTGAGAACTACAACGTTGCAGACGGACGCTATGAACAGCGTGTGCGCTGGGTGCGTTCCATCACCGAGTATCAGCTGACGGACGCCACCCGCCTGCGTAATACGCTTTACCACTACAACGCGCAGCGTGATTACCGCAACCTGGAGACCTACGCCTACACGGATGCCACTAATAGCGCGGTGCAGCGCAGTAACGCGCTGCTGCAACGGCATGATCAGGAGCTTAATGGCAATCGATTTGAGGTGCGTCATCAGGGCGGGCTGTTTGGCCTGTCGAGTGAATGGGCTGCCGGTCTGGACTACAGCCATAACGTGCAAACCCGCTATCCACGTTCGGTCGCCGGTCCCTTCGGTGTGGTGGATGCTGAGCATTTCGAGCCCGGGCATTTCTTCGACCTGCCCGGTATGACCCCTGGTTACGCACGCCAGCGCACCAATCAACTCGACACCTGGGCATTGTTTGTCGAAAACCGTCTGGAGCTGACTGAGCGTCTGTCCCTGTTGACCGGCCTGCGGCATGATCGCATCGATCTGGACGTGACCAACCACCAGGCTGCCAGCCTGACCAACCCGGCGTTTTTCGCCCGGGAGTACGAGCCCACCACTGGCCGTGTCGGTATGGTCTATGCCTTGAGTCCTGCTGCCAATGTGTATGTGCAATACAGCACGGCTGCCGACCCGCCTGCTGGGGTTCTCACGACGGCTACCCTGGGACAAGTACAGGATTTTGACCTGACCAAGGGCCGTCAACTGGAGGTCGGCAGCAAGTTTGATTTCCTCGACGGGCGCGCCTCTACCACCGTTGCCGCTTACAAGATCGAACGCGAAAACCTGGCTACGCGCGACCCCGCTAACCCCGGACAAACGCTGCCGGTCGGCAAGCAATCGACGCTTGGTGTAGAGCTGGCAACAGCGCTGCGCATCACCCCGCGCCTGCTGGCAGAAGCCAATGTGGCGTGGATCGATGCTCAATACGATGAGTTCAATGAAAGCGTGGGCGGGCAGTCGATCTCGCGTAAGGGCAACACGCCGAGCAACGTGCCCGATCAGGTTGCCAACCTGTGGCTGACCTATGACCTGGCGCCACAGTGGCAGGTCGGTGCAGACAGCCGCTATGTAGCCTCGGTGTATACCGATGCGGCCAATCAGCTAAAAGCACCGGCCTATACCTTGTTCGGTGCATTTGTCAGCTACCGCCTGGATGCCGAAAGCCTGTTGACCTTGCGGGCGCGTAACTTGACCGACGAGGTATACGCCAGCTGGGCCAGCAGCGACATGCTGTTCCTTGGTGCGCCCCGGTCGTTTGAGTTGGCCTTGCAAACACGCTTTTAA
- a CDS encoding DUF2946 domain-containing protein, which yields MKMTRTDRRLLAWMLYFSVLFSAFACSIGHGQMAGLQLSGLDSQYCSFEGNFGAGADLDGSGVVAPNPATGAGCSLSSTFSAIILAALFGLLGLLAPSRAPLRTFFFTPRPVRYLWPSANPRASPRS from the coding sequence ATGAAAATGACCCGTACTGACCGTCGTCTGCTGGCCTGGATGCTGTATTTCAGCGTTCTGTTCAGTGCATTCGCCTGCAGTATCGGGCATGGGCAAATGGCCGGTTTGCAATTGAGTGGTCTGGACAGCCAGTACTGCTCCTTCGAGGGCAACTTCGGTGCCGGTGCCGATCTGGATGGCTCCGGTGTGGTGGCGCCCAATCCGGCCACCGGCGCCGGTTGTTCCCTGAGTTCCACCTTCAGCGCGATCATCCTGGCGGCGCTCTTCGGTTTGTTGGGCCTGCTGGCGCCCAGTCGCGCGCCCCTGCGGACATTTTTCTTTACCCCGCGACCGGTTCGCTACCTCTGGCCTTCGGCCAATCCCCGCGCCTCTCCACGTTCCTGA